One part of the Hydrogenobacter sp. T-2 genome encodes these proteins:
- a CDS encoding pyridoxal phosphate-dependent aminotransferase encodes MGRLDRVSPFIVMDILKEAQVMGDVVHMEIGEPDLEPPPSVMEALERAIKEKRFYYTPSLGIWELRERIAQHYYQYYGVNVSPSRVVITTGTSGAFLVVYAILMDAGQKVVLSDPSYPCYKNFAYLLNTEPVFIRVDKSTGYQITVDHLREVGDFTTVHISSPANPTGTLYSDENLKSLIEYCEERGKYFISDEIYHGLVYDRKERTALEFSDRAIVINGFSKAFCMPGFRLGWVILPDEGMVRRAELIIQNLFISAPTLSQYSALGAFDYEYLEKVRKTYRRRRDLLYQKLKDIFDIDAYPEGAFYLWARVERYGLDGYSLSQKLLKEAKVAVTPGVDFGNNNTDKFIRISFAKDGGTLQEGARRIRDYFMR; translated from the coding sequence ATGGGAAGACTTGATAGAGTGAGCCCGTTTATAGTTATGGACATTCTTAAAGAAGCCCAAGTCATGGGCGATGTGGTTCACATGGAGATAGGTGAACCAGACCTTGAGCCTCCACCCTCAGTTATGGAAGCCTTAGAGAGAGCTATCAAAGAAAAGAGGTTCTACTACACACCCAGTCTTGGTATATGGGAGCTAAGAGAGCGTATAGCACAGCACTATTACCAGTATTATGGAGTAAATGTCTCACCCTCTCGGGTTGTTATAACTACTGGAACATCGGGGGCTTTCCTCGTAGTCTATGCCATATTGATGGACGCAGGGCAAAAGGTTGTGCTCTCTGACCCTTCCTATCCGTGCTATAAAAACTTCGCCTATTTGCTTAACACAGAACCAGTCTTTATAAGGGTAGACAAAAGCACAGGATATCAGATAACTGTAGACCATCTTAGAGAAGTCGGAGACTTTACCACAGTTCATATATCATCTCCTGCGAACCCTACAGGCACTCTTTATAGCGATGAAAACCTAAAGTCCTTGATAGAATACTGCGAGGAGAGAGGTAAATACTTTATATCCGATGAAATATACCACGGGCTTGTTTACGATAGAAAAGAAAGAACCGCTCTTGAGTTCAGTGATAGGGCTATAGTTATAAATGGCTTTTCAAAAGCCTTTTGTATGCCAGGCTTTAGGCTTGGCTGGGTTATACTTCCAGATGAAGGTATGGTAAGAAGGGCAGAGCTCATTATACAAAACCTCTTCATATCCGCACCCACGCTAAGTCAATACTCTGCCCTTGGAGCCTTTGACTACGAATACCTTGAAAAGGTTAGGAAAACCTACAGAAGAAGAAGAGACCTTCTATACCAAAAGCTGAAGGATATTTTTGATATTGACGCATATCCGGAGGGAGCCTTCTATCTTTGGGCAAGGGTAGAAAGGTATGGTCTTGATGGCTATAGTCTATCACAGAAACTTTTAAAGGAAGCTAAAGTTGCTGTTACACCTGGCGTAGATTTCGGGAATAACAATACAGATAAATTTATAAGAATATCCTTTGCAAAAGATGGGGGCACCCTGCAAGAGGGTGCCAGAAGGATAAGAGATTACTTTATGAGATAA